A genomic window from Ananas comosus cultivar F153 linkage group 22, ASM154086v1, whole genome shotgun sequence includes:
- the LOC109727725 gene encoding OTU domain-containing protein DDB_G0284757-like: MYGQEQYARWGYYLFHYPYTAQSDANFHVYTRQGVEADVVEHCSGDKSYEGAESSSEYEFSDVEDEVGKRLSQMVSIPHVPRINGEIPSFDEATSDHQRLIDRLQMYDLVECKVQGDGNCQFRALSDQLYQSPEHHEFVRQQVVDQLESHPEIYKEYVPMAYREYLKKLSKWGEWGDHVTLQAAADSYGVKIFVMTSFKDTCYIEIQPRILKSRRVIFLSFWAEVHYNSIYPKGDSR, translated from the exons ATGTACGGGCAAGAGCAGTATGCGCGCTGGGGTTACTACCTTTTCCATTACCCATATACTGCACAAAGTGATGCCAATTTCCATGTTTACACTAGACAAG GGGTTGAGGCAGATGTGGTGGAACACTGTTCTGGGGATAAATCATATGAAGGGGCAGAATCGTCATCAGAGTATGAATTTTCAGACGTAGAGGATGAGGTCGGCAAGAGGTTAAGTCAGATGGTCTCGATTCCT CATGTTCCTAGAATCAATGGAGAAATTCCTTCTTTTGACGAAGCCACTTCTGACCATCAAAGGCTGATAGACAG ATTGCAGATGTATGATCTAGTTGAGTGTAAGGTGCAGGGAGACGGTAATTGTCAG TTCCGAGCATTATCTGACCAATTATACCAAAGTCCTGAGCACCACGAATTTGTGCGACAGCAGGTTGTCGATCAG CTCGAGTCTCATCCAGAGATCTATAAGGAATATGTTCCCATGGCATACCGCGAATATTTGAAAAAGCTCTCAAA ATGGGGTGAATGGGGTGATCATGTGACTTTACAAGCAGCTGCTGATTCG TACGGAGTCAAAATTTTTGTCATGACATCGTTCAAGGATACGTGCTACATCGAGATTCAGCCGCGGATTCTAAAATCTAGGCGAG TTATATTTTTGAGCTTTTGGGCTGAGGTACACTACAACTCAATCTACCCCAAAGGAGATTCGAGATGA
- the LOC109727275 gene encoding probable serine/threonine-protein kinase PBL19: MKCFPFLNGGSSKEEPIIKSSSVRSISTTSTDRETRRSGSELNSQNVSDLSSESLVRNQYPSFSQRPSNLRAFTFSELKSATKNFSRSLMVGEGGFGCVYRGSIKGSEESHERIEIAVKQLNRKGLQGHKEWLTEVNVLGVVEHPNLVKLIGYCADDDERGIQRLIVYEYMPNRSVEDHLSTRSATTLSWPMRIKVALDAARGLTYLHEEMDFQIIFRDLKTSNILLDENWNAKLSDFGLARQGPGEGLSHVSTAVVGTLGYAAPEYMKTGRLTAKSDIWSYGVVLYELITGRRPIDRNRPKGEQKLLEWVKPYITDAKKFPIIIDSRLESRYSLKSAVRLASVANKCLVRAPKSRPKMSELLEMVKDVVESAGTGNPQPPIKNVPSKESASQEKKKGGLKRRVKDLKMGERTRLAWEGWMPKLIRT; encoded by the exons ATGAAGTGCTTCCCTTTCCTGAATGGAGGGAGCAGTAAGGAAGAGCCCATTATAAAGTCCTCTTCAGTTCGCTCTATTAGCACTACATCGACCGATCGTGAAACGAGGCGGTCAGGTTCCGAGCTAAATTCACAAAATGTTTCCGACTTGAGCTCGGAGTCTCTTGTGAGGAATCAGTACCCAAGCTTCTCTCAGAGGCCTAGTAATCTTAGGGCTTTTACGTTTTCTGAGTTGAAGAGTGCCACGAAGAACTTTAGCCGCTCGCTTATGGTCGGAGAAGGCGGATTCGGGTGTGTGTACAGAGGCTCGATCAAGGGATCTGAAGAATCGCACGAGAGGATAGAGATTGCTGTTAAACAGTTAAACCGCAAAGGGCTGCAG GGACACAAGGAATGGCTGACCGAAGTAAATGTTCTTGGGGTGGTCGAGCATCCAAATCTTGTCAAATTAATAGGTTATTGTGCTGATGACGATGAACGAGGAATACAACGGCTAATTGTGTATGAATACATGCCTAACAGAAGTGTGGAGGATCATTTGTCGACTCGCTCGGCTACAACTCTTTCGTGGCCCATGAGAATAAAAGTAGCTCTTGATGCAGCTCGTGGCTTGACATACTTGCACGAGGAAATGGATTTTCAG ATTATTTTTCGAGATCTTAAAACATCCAACATTCTCTTGGATGAGAACTGGAATGCAAAATTGTCCGACTTTGGATTGGCTAGACAAGGACCGGGCGAAGGTTTGAGCCATGTGTCTACAGCG GTTGTAGGAACTCTTGGCTATGCTGCACCAGAATACATGAAAACGGGCCGCCTCACCGCCAAGAGCGATATTTGGAGCTACGGGGTCGTCCTCTACGAGCTCATCACTGGCCGTCGGCCGATAGACCGAAACCGCCCAAAAGGCGAGCAGAAGCTCCTAGAATGGGTCAAGCCGTACATAACCGACGCAAAGAAGTTTCCTATAATAATAGACTCGAGGCTCGAAAGCCGATACTCTTTAAAGTCGGCGGTAAGACTCGCGAGTGTGGCGAACAAGTGCCTGGTCCGGGCACCAAAGTCTCGGCCCAAGATGAGTGAGTTGCTGGAGATGGTAAAAGATGTAGTGGAAAGTGCGGGGACGGGGAATCCGCAGCCCCCTATTAAGAATGTGCCGTCGAAAGAATCGGCATcgcaagaaaaaaagaaaggagggTTGAAGAGAAGGGTTAAGGATTTAAAGATGGGCGAAAGAACGCGATTAGCATGGGAGGGGTGGATGCCAAAGCTTATAAGgacttga